In Amia ocellicauda isolate fAmiCal2 chromosome 5, fAmiCal2.hap1, whole genome shotgun sequence, a genomic segment contains:
- the LOC136749120 gene encoding sodium- and chloride-dependent GABA transporter 2-like has product MLLVLLVRGLTLPGAADGLLFYLYPDPARLTDPQVWIDAGTQIFFSYSVCVGGLLALGSYNKYHNNFYKDSLYLCVLNSGTSFVAGFAIFSVLGFMAQEQGVPIALVAESGPGLAFIAYPRAVAMMPLPQLWAVCFFIMIILLGLDTQFVGVETVMTAILDSFPSALRRAYRRELLLLLFSVLCFLIGLLMLTEGGIYVFQLFDYYACNGTCLLSIAVFQTICVGWVYGADLFYCNIEDMIGYRPWPLVGYCWLYITPAVCTGTFIYSLVRYSPLKYNNTYVYPGWAYVLGWCFTLSSAVCVPVWMVYKLREAPGTLHQVLYPSLSLSERRSVTGLSAVGVSTASASPVSPFPGPASHPEAERRLFCLEL; this is encoded by the exons AtgctgctggtgctgctggTCAGAGGGCTCACCCTGCCTGGCGCCGCTGACGGGCTGCTCTTCTACCTCTACCCCGACCCCGCCCGGCTCACCGACCCACAG GTGTGGATAGACGCAGGAACACAGATTTTCTTCTCGTACAGTGTTTGTGTGGGAGGGTTACTGGCACTTGGCAGTTACAACAAATATCACAACAACTTCTACAA GGACTCCCTCTACCTGTGTGTGCTGAACAGCGGCACCAGCTTCGTGGCCGGGTTCGCCatcttctctgtgctgggcttcATGGCGCAGGAGCAGGGAGTGCCCATCGCACTGGTGGCCGAGTCTG GTCCTGGGCTGGCGTTCATTGCTTACCCCCGGGCTGTGGCCATGATGCCCCTGCCCCAGCTCTGGGCCGTCTGCTTCTTCATCATGATCATCCTGCTGGGGCTGGATACACAG TTTGTGGGTGTTGAGACGGTGatgacggccatcttggattcGTTCCCCTCGGCCCTGCGGAGGGCATACCGGCGGGAgctcttgctgctgctgttctccGTGCTCTGCTTCCTGATTGGGCTCCTCATGCTCACTGAG GGTGGAATATATGTGTTCCAGCTGTTTGACTACTATGCCTGCAATGGGACCTGCCTTCTGTCCATCGCTGTGTTTCAGACCATTTGCGTGGGATGGGTGTACG GAGCTGATCTCTTCTATTGCAACATCGAGGACATGATCGGCTATCGTCCTTGGCCTCTGGTTGGGTACTGCTGGCTCTACATAACCCCGGCTGTGTGCACT GGCACCTTCATCTACTCCCTAGTCAGATACTCCCCCCTGAAGTACAACAACACCTATGTGTACCCAGGCTGGGCGTATGTCCTGGGCTGGTGCTTCACACTGTcctctgctgtgtgtgtccctgtgtggatGGTGTATAAACTCAGAGAGGCTCCAGGAACTCTGCACCAGGTACTctatccctctctgtctctctctgagcgGAGGTCAGTGACTGGCCTGTCTGCTGTTGGTGTCTCCACAGCGTCTGCGTCTCCTGTGTCGCCCTTCCCTGGACCTGCCTCTCACCCGGAAGCAGAAAGGAGACTGTTCTGTCTTGAACTCTGA